Proteins from one Sarcophilus harrisii chromosome 2, mSarHar1.11, whole genome shotgun sequence genomic window:
- the LOC100913554 gene encoding dehydrogenase/reductase SDR family member 2, mitochondrial translates to MFRTVVQTQRHMFLPVVPFSVRMRSAETNRKGVLADKVALITGSTEGIGFAIAQRLARDGAHVIVSSRKQQNVDHAVEKLQREGLSASGTVCHVGHEEDCKKLVSMASEKYGFINFLVCVAGVNPLAWSTLGASEEMWDKIMDINVKAPARLVKLALPYMVTLEEKEEQDILAKADPRASAVVFVSSMVAYVPEASLGFYNVSKTALLGLTKTLSLELAPKGIRVNCLAPGIIKTNFSQVLWKDKNFLQNFMKQHGLTRLGNPEECAGVVSFLCSPDSSYITGETIVVSGFSPRL, encoded by the exons ATGTTCAGGACAGTGGTACAGACCCAAAGGCACATGTTTCTTCCAGTGGTCCCTTTTTCAGTGAGAATGAGAAGTGCTGAAACAAACAGAAAGGGAGTTCTGGCTGATAAAGTGGCTCTGATCACAGGTTCCACAGAAGG GATTGGTTTTGCCATTGCACAACGTCTTGCCCGAGATGGGGCCCATGTGATTGTGAGCAGCCGAAAACAACAGAATGTAGATCATGCCGTTGAAAAACTTCAGAGAGAGGGATTGAGTGCTTCAGGAACTGTGTGCCATGTGGGACATGAAGAAGACTGTAAGAAGCTAGTGTCCATG GCTTCTGAAAAATATGGGTTTATCAACTTCCTGGTTTGTGTGGCAGGTGTCAACCCTTTGGCTTGGAGCACACTGGGTGCCAGCGAAGAAATGTGGGACAAG ATAATGGATATTAATGTTAAAGCACCAGCCCGTCTTGTGAAGCTGGCTTTACCATACATGGTGACTCtagaggaaaaggaggaacaaGACATTTTGGCAAAAGCAGATCCTAG AGCAAGTGCTGTGGTTTTTGTTTCCTCTATGGTAGCCTATGTTCCCGAGGCA TCTCTGGGTTTCTACAATGTCAGTAAGACAGCCCTACTGGGGCTCACCAAAACCTTGTCTTTGGAGCTTGCACCAAAGGGCATCCGAGTGAACTGCCTGGCACCAGGAATAATCAAGACCAACTTCAGCCAAGTA ctCTGGAAGGACAAAAACTTTCTACAGAATTTCATGAAACAACATGGATTGACAAG gttGGGGAATCCAGAGGAATGTGCTGGAGTTGTGTCCTTCCTGTGTTCTCCAGACTCCAGTTATATTACAGGAGAAACTATTGTGGTATCGGGTTTTTCTCCACGACTCTAA